Proteins encoded within one genomic window of Epinephelus lanceolatus isolate andai-2023 chromosome 9, ASM4190304v1, whole genome shotgun sequence:
- the dab2ipa gene encoding disabled homolog 2-interacting protein — MRRLRCGSQESLLSTGCVSSLELRMDQSVIIKPVHSSLLGQDYCFEVTTTTGTKCFSCRSAAERDKWMENLRRAVHPNKDNSRRVENVLTVWVIEAKDLPAKKRYFCELCLDDSLYARTSCKLKTDNIFWGERFDFSSLPSISAVTLHLYKDTDRKRKKDKSSYVGLVNIPVAMVTGRQLVEKWYSVSTPSTSRGKSSVPTVRIKARYQSIVILPMEQYKEFAEYISSNYLLLCNTLEASISLRAKEELAAALVHILHSTGKAKDFLTDLMMSEVDRCRDNDQLIFRENTLATKSIEEYLKLIGQKYLQDALGEFIKALYESDENCEVDPSRCATSDLSEHQANLRMCCELAFCKILDSYRVFPRELKEVFASWRQECSNRGRPDISERLISASLFLRFLCPAVMSPSLFDLMQEYPDERSARTLTLIAKVIQNLANFSKFGTKEEYMLFMNDFVERQWSSMQRFLQEISNPDGLNHTAGFDGYIDLGRELSTLHTLLTELDQSCLAKLGPLPRILREVSMALANPGGVANPGGASVSSPEPQRVVSPPPLSPPPLSPPLSPPLATCNPSIGLQGGVGLDGGLVDFTRLPSPTPENKDLFFVTKGSSLQPASGVQGSPAPSSSYSEPNENEGGFEMANGGRREGPELTNESRSLSLVDLQDSSPSDGLDDSQWQRRTGLLPLSFQNPVYHMTTTSPRQPQQQHQQQTDATPSDGSAGSQGNAEDRNAMATKPAFLTQMSVGLGGGERGERMSAMSSSSSGEEYSRRALSLSETLTGSSAPIRQSSSGPQRRIDQPPPPSSAPPGPPRGRTPPSMLSGGGGSAYPPRPASGSMMSSSPDWPSSGQSRLRQTSSSSKGDSPEKQRPAAKAPSPCALDRTAAWLLNMNSASSYGETEDDRHDDALIEKYQQEIALLQEKLRVAALRQDECEARLLVQDQQNQRMLQEYQVRLEDTESRLRRLQDDKDLQMNSIISRLMAVEEELKKDHSDMQAVVDSKQKIIEAQEKRIASLDAANSRLMAALTQLKERYAVTSQRNGLSPSNTSSLQITENGEFRNSGNC, encoded by the exons ATGCGGCGGCTGCGTTGTGGTAGCCAGGAGTCGTTGCTAAGCACCGGCTGTGTGTCGTCTCTGGAGCTCAGGATGGACCAATCAGTGATCATCAAACCCGTTCACTCATCCCTGCTGGGTCAGGACTACTGCTTCGAG GTAACCACCACCACAGGGACAAAGTGTTTCTCCTGTCGTTCGGCAGCAGAACGAGACAAATGGATGGAGAACCTGAGACGAGCCGTCCACCCCAACAAGGACAACAGCAGGAGGGTGGAGAACGTCCTGACGGTGTGGGTCATCGAGGCCAAGGACCTTCCCGCTAAGAAAAG GTATTTCTGCGAGCTGTGTCTGGACGACAGTCTTTACGCTCGGACGTCATGTAAACTGAAGACAGACAACATCTTCTGGGGAGAACGATTCGACTTCAGTAGTCTGCCCTCCATCAGCGCCGTCACGCTCCACCTGTACAAAGACActgacaggaagaggaagaaggatAAGAGCAGCTACGTCGGGTTGGTCAACATCCCTGTCGCCATGGTGACAGGCAGACAGCTTGTGGAGAAGTGGTACTCAGTGAGCACGCCCAGTACCAGCAGGG GTAAGTCGTCAGTGCCGACGGTCCGGATCAAAGCTCGCTATCAGAGTATCGTCATCCTGCCGATGGAGCAGTACAAAGAGTTTGCAGAGTACATCAGCTCCAACTACCTGCTGCTCTGCAACACGCTGGAGGCCTCCATCAGTCTGAGAGCCAAAGAGGAGCTCGCCGCTGCGCTTGTCCACATCCTGCACAGCACTGGGAAGGCCAAG GACTTCCTGACTgacctgatgatgtcagaggtgGACCGTTGCCGTGACAACGACCAGCTGATCTTCAGAGAGAACACGCTGGCGACAAAGAGCATCGAGGAATACCTGAAGCTAATTGGACAGAAGTACCTGCAGGACGCCCTTG gtgaGTTCATCAAAGCTCTGTATGAGTCAGACGAGAACTGTGAGGTCGACCCGTCTCGCTGTgcgacctctgacctctctgaGCATCAGGCCAACCTGAGGATGTGCTGCGAGCTCGCCTTCTGCAAGATCCTCGACTCctacag GGTTTTCCCTCGGGAGCTGAAGGAAGTGTTTGCGTCATGGCGACAGGAGTGCAGTAACCGGGGGCGACCAGATATCAGCGAGCGTCTCATCAGCGCCTCGTTGTTCCTGCGCTTCCTGTGTCCTGCTGTGATGTCACCGTCGCTGTTCGACCTGATGCAGGAGTACCCCGACGAACGCTCGGCAAGAACTCTGACTCTCATCGCCAAGGTCATCCAGAACCTCGCCAACTTCAGCAA GTTTGGGACTAAGGAGGAGTACATGTTGTTCATGAACGACTTCGTGGAGCGTCAGTGGAGCAGCATGCAGCGCTTCCTGCAGGAGATCTCCAACCCTGACGGACTGAACCACACCGCCGGCTTCGACGGATACATTGACCTCGGCCGAGAGCTGTCCACCCTGCACACCTTGCTGACCGAGCTCGACCAG TCGTGTCTGGCGAAGCTCGGTCCTCTTCCTCGGATCCTCAGAGAAGTGTCGATGGCTCTGGCTAACCCTGGGGGCGTGGCTAATCCAGGGGGCGCATCTGTTTCCTCTCCGGAGCCTCAGCGTGTGGTGTCCCCACCACCTCTGTCTCCGCCCCCTCTGTCCCCACCTCTGTCCCCTCCTCTGGCCACCTGTAATCCCTCCATCGGCCTGCAGGGCGGCGTTGGACTGGACGGAGG ttTGGTAGATTTCACCAGACTTCCGTCTCCGACTCCGGAAAACAAAGATCTGTTCTTCGTCACTAAAGGATCCAGTCTGCAGCCCGCAtcag GCGTGCAGGGCTCTCCAGCGCCAAGCTCATCGTACTCGGAGCCCAATGAGAACGAGGGGGGGTTTGAGATGGCCAATGGGGGCCGGAGGGAGGGGCCAGAGCTGACCAATGAGAGCCGCAGTCTGTCTCTGGTCGACCTACAAGACTCCTCCCCTAGTGACGGCCTTGACGACAGCCAGTGGCAGCGCAGGACGGggctcctccccctctccttcCAGAACCCCGTGTATCACATGACCACCACGTCACCACGgcaaccacagcagcagcaccagcagcagacAGACGCCACACCCTCAGACGGCTCGGCGGGGTCGCAGGGAAATGCCGAAGACAGGAACGCCATGGCAACCAAACCTGCGTTTCTTACCCAGATGTCTGTGGGGCTGGGAGGGGGCGAGAGGGGGGAGAGGATGTCGGCCATgtcgagcagcagcagtggcgaGGAATACTCGAGACGCGCTCTGTCTCTGTCGGAGACGCTCACAG GTAGCTCCGCCCCCATTCGTCAGAGCTCCTCAGGTCCTCAGAGACGCATCGATCagcctcctcccccctcctctgctCCGCCGGGACCTCCTCGTGGTCGGACACCTCCCAGCATGCTCAGCGGTGGTGGAGGCTCCGCCTACCCTCCTCGCCCCGCCTCTGGCagcatgatgtcatcaagtCCTGATTGGCCAAGCAGCGGTCAGTCGCGACTCAGacagacatcatcatcatctaaaGGGGACAGCCCCGAGAAACAACGCCCTGCTGCCAAG gctcCGTCCCCCTGTGCCTTGGACCGCACCGCTGCCTGGCTGCTCAACATGAACTCCGCCTCCTCCTACGGCGAGACAGAGGATGATCGTCATGATGATGCCCTCATAGAGAAG taccAGCAGGAGATTGCGTTGCTGCAGGAGAAGTTGCGAGTTGCTGCATTGCGTCAGGACGAGTGTGAGGCCCGACTGCTGGTCCAGGATCAGCAGAACCAACGCATGCTGCAGGAGTACCAG GTGCGGCTGGAGGACACAGAGAGTCGACTGAGGAGACTGCAGGATGATAAAGACCTCCAGATGAACAGCATCATCAGCAG gtTGATGgctgtggaggaggagctgaagaagGATCACTCTGACATGCAGGCTGTGGTCGACTCCAAACAGAAGATCATAGAGGCGCAG GAGAAGAGGATAGCGAGTCTCGATGCAGCGAACAGTCGTCTAATGGCAGCTCTGACTCAGCTGAAGGAGCGGTacgctgtgacatcacagaggaaCGGCCTGTCTCCTAGCAACACGTCATCTCTGCAGATCACAGAGAACGGAGAGTTCCGTAACTCCGGCAACTGCTGA